In one Hippocampus zosterae strain Florida chromosome 10, ASM2543408v3, whole genome shotgun sequence genomic region, the following are encoded:
- the si:ch211-213d14.1 gene encoding LOW QUALITY PROTEIN: POU class 2 homeobox associating-factor 2 (The sequence of the model RefSeq protein was modified relative to this genomic sequence to represent the inferred CDS: inserted 2 bases in 1 codon) — MRTCPPDDVVKALTEAHHSPWCSTLVFSYCRQIQQKNRTACLCVRLNNXMDTEYSKRVYQGVRVKHTVKDLLAEKRSRQTNGSRYSSGSTTPPSFVQMSGSHMLPSYYGMRRPFISDSDFGPSTKQFSPDVYPSTFGGRPLGCETSSFSLIDTYYPDNFSEYRNTTTTFSGSGGSFLPSSSLSSLLPPFSGESSHVYMRDSWEQSVPEPVPQVDALCPDDLASVSVPSSMTGPESQGSPSQPSQGSSSMGQGSSQSYTLHSLEDVQYQLLTSSNSYTAMSSSFPCSPYVNSDLASKIITEEAADDNTSLPLNMEAHASWDKEDAVSSWCPYELRRTY, encoded by the exons ATGCGTACCTGCCCTCCTGACGACGTGGTTAAAGCTCTCACAGAGGCACACCACTCACCATGGTGCTCAACATTGGTATTCAGTTACTGTAGACAAATACAGCAGAAGAATAGAACGGCTTGTCTGTGTGTCAGACTGAACAA CATGGACACTG AATATTCAAAGAGAGTGTACCAGGGCGTCCGTGTGAAGCACACAGTCAAAGACCTGTTGGCAGAGAAACGATCCCGACAGACGAACGGGTCAAGATATAGT AGTGGTTCAACAACTCCACCTTCTTTTGTTCAGATGTCAG GGTCTCATATGTTACCCAGCTACTACGGTATGAGGCGTCCTTTCATATCGGATTCGGACTTTGGTCCATCTACCAAGCAGTTCTCACCAGATGTGTACCCATCCACCTTTGGAGGCAGACCACTGGGCTGTGAGACATCAAGCTTCTCTCTCATTGACACCTACTACCCTGACAATTTCAGTGAATACcgcaacaccaccaccaccttctcAGGCTCTGGAGGATCTTTCCTACCTTCTTCGTCCCTATCATCGCTTTTGCCTCCTTTCAGTGGAGAGTCATCACATGTATATATG AGAGACTCGTGGGAGCAGTCGGTTCCAGAGCCAGTTCCCCAGGTGGATGCTCTCTGTCCAGACGACTTGGCTTCTGTCAGCGTCCCATCATCTATGACCGGCCCGGAATCTCAGGGGAGCCCCTCCCAACCAAGCCAAGGCTCGTCGTCAATGGGTCAGGGTTCCAGCCAGTCCTACACGCTGCACTCCCTTGAGGATGTGCAGTACCAACTATTAACCTCCAGCAACTCCTACACAGCTATGTCCTCCTCCTTCCCCTGTTCTCCCTACGTGAACAGCGACTTGGCGTCCAAGATCATCACAGAGGAGGCAGCAGACGACAACACGAGTCTCCCTTTAAATATGGAGGCTCACGCTTCTTGGGATAAGGAGGACGCCGTGAGCTCCTGGTGTCCCTACGAGCTAAGGAGGACCTACTGA